In the Populus trichocarpa isolate Nisqually-1 chromosome 1, P.trichocarpa_v4.1, whole genome shotgun sequence genome, one interval contains:
- the LOC7460527 gene encoding LRR receptor-like serine/threonine-protein kinase RGI1, whose product MSMPSSRQNLLLFSSSTSSSSSSSSSSLTFFILNTLFSTLLFTSAAAIPNHEASILFSWLHPSPSISSSFSNWNNLDSTPCKWTSITCSPQDFVTEINIQSVPLQIPFSLNLSSFQSLSKLIISDANITGTIPVDIGDCMSLKFIDLSSNSLVGTIPASIGKLQNLEDLIFNSNQLTGKIPVEISNCIRLKNLLLFDNRLVGYIPPELGKLFSLKVLRAGGNKDIIGKVPDELGDCSNLTVLGLADTRISGSLPVSLGKLSKLQSLSIYTTMLSGEIPPDLGNCSELVNLFLYENSLSGSIPPEIGKLHKLEQLLLWKNSLVGPIPEEIGNCTSLKMIDLSLNSLSGTIPVSIGGLFQLVEFMISNNNFSGSIPSNISNATNLMQLQLDTNQISGLIPPELGMLSKLTVFFAWQNQLEGSIPSSLASCSNLQALDLSHNSLTGSIPPGLFQLQNLTKLLLISNDISGALPPEIGNCSSLVRLRLGNNRIAGTIPKEIGGLGILNFLDLSSNRLSGPVPDEIGNCTELQMIDLSNNILQGPLSNSLSSLTGLQVLDASTNQFTGQIPASFGRLMSLNKLILSRNSFSGSIPLSLGLSSSLQLLDLSSNGLTGSIPMELGHIETLEIALNLSSNGLTGPIPPQISALTRLSILDLSHNKLEGQLSPLAGLDNLVSLNISYNNFTGYLPDNKLFRQLSPTDLAGNQGLCSSIQDSCFLNDVDRAGLPRNENDLRRSRRLKLALALLITLTVAMVIMGTIAIIRARRTIRDDDDDSELGDSWPWQFTPFQKLNFSVDQVLRCLVDTNVIGKGCSGVVYRADMDNGEVIAVKKLWPNAMAAANGCDDEKCGVRDSFSTEVKTLGSIRHKNIVRFLGCCWNRNTRLLMYDYMPNGSLGSLLHERTGNALQWELRYQILLGAAQGVAYLHHDCVPPIVHRDIKANNILIGLEFEPYIADFGLAKLVDDGDFARSSNTVAGSYGYIAPEYGYMMKITEKSDVYSYGVVVLEVLTGKQPIDPTIPDGLHVVDWVRQKRGGIEVLDPSLLSRPASEIEEMMQALGIALLCVNSSPDERPNMKDVAAMLKEIKHEREEYAKVDVLLKGSPAPDNQENKKSSGVPATSSSKAATQSLFPKSNNSSFSAFSSLYSSSSNSKTGFK is encoded by the exons ATGTCGATGCCCAGCTCGAGGCAAAAcctcctcctcttctcctcctccacctcctcctcctcctcctcctcttcttcttcattaacaTTCTTTATCCTAAACACTCTTTTCTCAACTCTTCTTTTCACTTCTGCTGCTGCAATACCAAACCATGAGGCCTCTATTCTCTTTTCTTGGCTACATCCCTCTCCTTcaatatcttcttctttctctaattGGAACAATCTTGATTCCACTCCATGCAAGTGGACCTCCATAACATGCTCTCCACAAGATTTTGTCACTGAGATAAACATTCAGTCAGTTCCTCTTCAAATTCCTTTTTCATTGAACCTCTCTTCATTTCAATCTCTTAGTAAACTTATCATCTCTGATGCTAATATCACTGGAACTATCCCAGTTGATATTGGTGACTGTATGTCACTTAAATTTATTGACCTTAGCTCTAATAGTCTTGTTGGAACCATTCCTGCAAGTATTGGCAAGCTTCAGAATCTTGAGGACTTGATTTTTAACTCTAATCAGTTAACTGGTAAGATCCCAGTTGAGATAAGCAACTGCATTAGACTCAAGAATCTGCTTCTCTTTGATAATCGTCTTGTTGGGTATATTCCACCTGAGCTAGGCAAGTTGTTCAGTCTTAAAGTCCTCAGAGCTGGCGGCAACAAAGACATTATTGGCAAAGTTCCTGATGAGCTCGGAGATTGCAGCAACTTGACTGTTTTGGGACTGGCTGATACAAGAATTTCAGGTTCTTTGCCTGTTTCATTGGGAAAGCTAAGCAAGCTGCAAAGTCTGTCCATTTATACTACAATGCTTTCTGGTGAGATTCCTCCTGATTTAGGTAACTGCTCTGAGCTTGTGAACTtgtttctttatgaaaatagtCTCTCTGGATCCATTCCTCCGGAGATTGGCAAGCTTCATAAGCTCGAACAATTGTTGTTGTGGAAAAATAGTCTTGTTGGACCTATCCCAGAAGAGATTGGCAATTGCACTAGCCTGAAAATGATTGACCTTTCTTTGAATTCTCTTTCTGGGACTATACCTGTTTCAATAGGAGGCCTTTTTCAGCTTGTAGAGTTTATGATtagtaataacaatttttctggTTCAATACCATCAAATATTTCTAACGCTACCAACCTTATGCAACTACAACTGGACACAAATCAGATCTCAGGTTTGATCCCACCTGAGCTTGGAATGTTGTCGAAGCTCACTGTGTTTTTTGCCTGGCAAAACCAGCTTGAAGGAAGCATTCCTTCAAGTTTGGCTAGTTGCAGTAACCTCCAAGCACTAGATTTGTCTCACAATTCACTCACTGGTAGCATTCCTCCAGGCCTGTTTCAGCTTCAAAACCTCACAAAACTTCTCTTGATATCCAACGACATTTCTGGTGCTTTACCACCAGAAATAGGTAATTGTAGCTCTCTAGTGCGTTTAAGGCTTGGTAACAACAGGATTGCTggtaccattcctaaagaaatCGGAGGTCTTGGAATCTTGAACTTTCTTGATCTGTCCAGCAATCGCCTTTCTGGGCCGGTGCCTGATGAGATTGGAAACTGCACAGAACTGCAAATGATAGACCTTAGCAACAACATTTTACAGGGTCCTCTGTCAAATTCATTGTCATCTCTAACTGGGCTCCAGGTCCTGGACGCTTCAACTAATCAATTTACTGGTCAGATACCAGCAAGTTTTGGTCGTCTTATGTCACTAAACAAGCTAATTTTAAGTAGGAATTCATTCTCTGGATCAATACCTTTGTCGCTTGGCCTATCCTCAAGTCTTCAATTGCTTGATCTCAGCAGCAATGGGCTCACTGGCAGCATCCCAATGGAACTGGGTCATATCGAAACCCTTGAAATTGCTCTCAATCTCAGCAGCAATGGACTTACAGGGCCAATCCCACCTCAGATATCTGCACTGACTAGGCTATCAATATTAGACCTTTCGCATAACAAGCTTGAGGGACAATTAAGTCCACTTGCAGGGCTTGACAACCTTGTTTCTCTCAACATATCTTACAATAACTTCACCGGTTATCTTCCTGATAATAAGCTGTTTAGACAGTTATCCCCTACAGACTTGGCAGGTAATCAAGGCCTATGTTCTTCAATCCAGGACTCGTGTTTCTTGAACGATGTTGACAGGGCAGGGCTGCCAAGAAATGAGAACGACTTAAGGCGGTCACGAAGGCTTAAGCTAGCACTTGCTTTGCTGATCACATTGACTGTAGCAATGGTGATTATGGGAACAATCGCAATTATTCGGGCACGAAGAACCattagagatgatgatgatgattctgAGTTGGGCGATTCATGGCCCTGGCAATTTACTCCATTCCAGAAATTGAACTTCTCTGTCGATCAAGTACTGAGGTGCCTTGTGGATACCAACGTTATTGGGAAAGGATGTTCTGGGGTTGTTTATCGTGCTGATATGGACAATGGTGAAGTCATTGCAGTGAAGAAACTTTGGCCAAATGCAATGGCTGCAGCCAATGGATGTGATGATGAAAAATGTGGTGTCCGTGATTCCTTCTCAACAGAGGTGAAAACACTTGGTTCCATCAGGCACAAGAACATTGTTAGGTTCTTGGGTTGTTGTTGGAATCGAAACACAAGATTGCTTATGTATGATTATATGCCTAATGGAAGCTTGGGCAGTCTCCTCCATGAAAGAACAGGAAATGCATTGCAATGGGAACTTAGGTACCAAATTTTGTTGGGAGCAGCTCAGGGTGTGGCTTATTTGCATCATGATTGTGTCCCTCCAATTGTTCATAGGGATATAAAGGCTAATAACATTCTCATTGGCCTTGAATTCGAGCCTTACATTGCTGATTTTGGCCTTGCTAAGCTTGTTGATGATGGTGACTTTGCCCGGTCATCCAATACAGTTGCTGGATCTTATGGATACATTGCTCCTG AATATGGCTACATGATGAAGATCACAGAAAAGAGCGATGTCTATAGCTATGGTGTGGTGGTATTAGAAGTCTTGACGGGCAAGCAACCGATTGATCCAACAATACCAGATGGACTACATGTGGTGGATTGGGTGAGACAGAAGAGGGGAGGAATTGAAGTGTTAGATCCAAGCCTACTATCTCGACCGGCgtcagaaattgaagaaatgatgcAAGCATTAGGCATCGCCTTGTTGTGTGTAAATTCATCCCCCGATGAAAGACCAAATATGAAAGACGTGGCTGCAATGCTTAAGGAGATCAAACATGAAAGGGAGGAGTATGCAAAGGTTGATGTGCTCCTTAAGGGATCACCAGCACCtgataatcaagaaaataagaagTCCAGTGGAGTTCCAGCGACATCATCATCAAAGGCAGCAACACAAAGTTTGTTTCCAAAGAGCAATAACTCAAGTTTCTCTGCATTCTCATCACTTTACTCATCTTCTTCCAACTCCAAAACTGGTTTCAAGTGA
- the LOC7496076 gene encoding uncharacterized protein LOC7496076 has product MSALKITSVLSKFLTARGTSTSSAAGSPRAFVTATSRPLQAKKDEETAEACKGVTEAAESVKEGARSVKNAAETVTNMTKEVTKKVSETAETITDKAASVIKDKIVGM; this is encoded by the exons ATGTCAGCCCTGAAAATTACTTCAGTGCTTTCCAAATTCCTTACTGCCAGAGGGACATCTACAAGCAGCGCTGCTGGGAGCCCCCGTGCTTTTGTCACTGCCACTTCTAGACCACTGCAG GCCAAAAAGGATGAAGAGACCGCAGAAGCATGCAAGGGTGTAACAGAGGCAGCAGAATCAGTTAAAGAAGGTGCAAGATCAGTGAAGAATGCTGCTGAAACT GTTACAAATATGACCAAGGAGGTGACAAAAAAAGTATCTGAAACTGCAGAAACCATCACAGACAAGGCTGCTTCAGTAATCAAGGACAAAATAGTTGGCATGTAG
- the LOC18094514 gene encoding glycine-rich protein 23 encodes MASWVVIFVIVLAFVHASARNVPSDADLDSKNVVPNEEQVLHASAPMAESPSSTGLKDKKNFIYGGVGGFAGMGGYAGIIGGLPIIGGLGGLGKNGGIGGVGGIGGVTGPGTGGLGGLGGAGGGAGGSTPPLP; translated from the coding sequence ATGGCTAGCTGGGTTGTGatttttgtgattgttttaGCATTTGTGCATGCATCTGCACGTAATGTTCCTAGTGATGCTGATCTTGATAGCAAAAATGTTGTGCCTAATGAAGAGCAAGTGTTGCATGCTAGTGCACCAATGGCCGAGTCACCTAGCAGCACTGGCCTTAAGGACAAAAAGAATTTCATATATGGTGGTGTTGGTGGCTTTGCTGGGATGGGAGGCTACGCTGGTATCATTGGTGGACTGCCAATTATTGGTGGCCTTGGTGGACTTGGGAAAAATGGAGGGATTGGAGGGGTTGGTGGAATAGGAGGTGTTACTGGCCCTGGCACTGGTGGTCTTGGTGGTTTAGGAGGTGCAGGTGGCGGTGCAGGTGGTTCGACTCCACCATTGCCTTAA